The Tachypleus tridentatus isolate NWPU-2018 chromosome 5, ASM421037v1, whole genome shotgun sequence genome includes a window with the following:
- the LOC143250372 gene encoding THAP domain-containing protein 1-like yields MVHSCCAFNCSNRHGQVENVSYYRFPKDPDRRRRWIAAVNRKNWTPTEHTRLCSKHFVSGTKSDDPLSPDYVPSIFHFTRSPLKRRKAAELCKYENRKEVTKRRKEQQKRHEAAVGLLDLAFIESAGTDSSCTDSADELEATCDNFDLCTSQYTTETCI; encoded by the exons ATGGTACACtcgtgttgtgcatttaactgttcaaatcgacatggacaggtggaaaatgtgtcatactacagatttcctaaagatcccgaccgaagaagacgatggattgcagctgtcaataggaaaaactggacacccacagagcacaccagactttgtagtaaacattttgtgtcag GGACGAAGAGTGATGATCCCCTGTCACCTGACTATGtaccttccatatttcattttacacgttctcccctgaagagaaggaaagctgctgaattgtgtaaatatgaaaacaggaaagaagtgaccaaaaggagaaaagaacaacaaaagagacaTGAAGCTGCTGTTGGGCTGCTTGACCTTGCTTTCATAGAATCTGCTGGCACTGATAGCAGCTGTACTGATTCTGCTGATGAACTTGAAGCTACATGTGataattttgacttgtgtacatcacaatatacaactgAGACATGTATATAG